From the Alkalibacter rhizosphaerae genome, one window contains:
- a CDS encoding ketopantoate reductase family protein yields the protein MNEIREVAVIGLGALGIMYGKHLMDHGAQEHLSIIVDKERLERYEREGVFCNDEVCSFHYVIPEKCKNTVDLLLIAVKFNGLEQALKDAAPFVDENTIIMSLLNGISSEEIIKERFGSEKVVYCVALGMDAMKLGNQMHYTNKGLLAFGTFDQYEKNPKISAVASYFDRMEIPYRIDNNMKYQLWSKFMVNVGVNQTTMVYETNYAGIHKDGEARQTMIAAMREVMELSKAEGINLTDEDLHYWLEVLDGLDPEGMPSMRQDSVRGQKSEVELFSGTCIALGNKHGISVPVNEYLYQQIRTMENNI from the coding sequence ATGAATGAAATAAGAGAAGTGGCCGTCATCGGGTTGGGTGCCTTGGGAATCATGTATGGAAAGCATTTGATGGATCATGGTGCACAAGAGCATCTTTCCATCATTGTGGATAAAGAGCGCTTGGAAAGATACGAAAGAGAAGGGGTTTTCTGCAACGACGAAGTATGTTCTTTTCATTACGTAATACCGGAAAAGTGCAAAAATACAGTGGATCTGCTCTTGATCGCAGTAAAATTCAACGGACTGGAACAAGCCTTGAAAGATGCCGCTCCGTTTGTAGACGAAAATACGATCATTATGTCCTTACTCAATGGCATCTCCAGCGAGGAGATCATAAAAGAGCGTTTTGGCAGTGAAAAAGTGGTTTACTGTGTGGCTTTGGGTATGGATGCGATGAAGCTGGGAAACCAGATGCATTATACCAACAAGGGACTGTTGGCTTTTGGAACCTTCGATCAATACGAAAAAAATCCTAAAATTTCTGCGGTTGCATCATATTTCGATCGTATGGAAATTCCATATCGAATAGACAATAACATGAAATACCAATTGTGGAGCAAATTCATGGTGAATGTAGGGGTAAATCAAACGACCATGGTCTATGAAACCAATTATGCAGGGATCCATAAAGATGGTGAAGCAAGGCAGACCATGATAGCGGCCATGAGGGAAGTGATGGAATTATCCAAAGCAGAGGGTATCAACTTGACGGATGAAGACTTGCACTACTGGCTTGAAGTATTGGATGGATTGGATCCGGAAGGCATGCCTTCCATGAGACAAGACAGTGTACGGGGTCAAAAGAGCGAAGTAGAACTTTTTTCAGGTACTTGTATCGCTTTAGGTAATAAACATGGCATATCTGTTCCGGTGAATGAATATTTGTATCAGCAAATCCGAACCATGGAAAATAATATTTAA
- a CDS encoding sensor domain-containing diguanylate cyclase — MYTELSAADRLELLELLIEKAEFGFVIIDQSHQIIEANSRFVEMLGYDSLEEVIGLHTWDYEYEMPQEEIVENFNDLSKVARRFESVHQRKDGTTYPVEVSMAGASIHGESRSYKAVMCICEDITLRKENEETLRYLSLHDQLTGVYNRVYFDDLLESYSHTGPYPVTLLLCDLDDLKIINDKLGHMNGDEMLRRTAILIESSLRKGDTIVRYGGDEFVVILPDTEEKNAIKVIGRINERIHHYNQRSRSSIGVTIGMATAHDGSISLKRILKMADRDMYTQKETKKASATSTKLGG; from the coding sequence ATGTATACGGAATTGAGTGCAGCAGACCGATTGGAATTGCTGGAACTGTTGATCGAGAAGGCAGAATTCGGTTTTGTGATCATCGACCAATCTCATCAAATTATAGAAGCCAACAGTCGTTTTGTCGAAATGTTGGGATACGATTCTTTGGAAGAAGTCATTGGTCTGCATACCTGGGATTATGAATATGAGATGCCCCAAGAAGAAATCGTTGAAAATTTCAACGATCTGTCCAAAGTGGCTCGACGCTTTGAATCGGTCCATCAGCGCAAGGATGGAACCACATATCCGGTAGAAGTCAGTATGGCAGGTGCCAGCATCCACGGGGAAAGCAGGTCCTATAAAGCTGTCATGTGCATTTGCGAGGATATCACCCTTCGTAAAGAAAATGAAGAAACACTGCGGTATCTAAGTCTTCATGATCAGCTCACCGGTGTTTACAATCGTGTATATTTTGATGATCTTCTGGAATCGTATTCCCATACTGGTCCATATCCGGTGACATTGCTTCTTTGCGATTTAGATGACCTGAAGATCATCAATGACAAGCTTGGACACATGAATGGAGATGAAATGTTGCGTCGAACAGCCATCTTGATCGAAAGTTCTCTGAGAAAAGGAGATACCATCGTACGATACGGTGGGGATGAATTCGTGGTGATCTTACCGGATACAGAAGAAAAAAATGCAATAAAGGTCATTGGCCGGATCAATGAGCGGATCCACCATTATAATCAACGAAGCCGTTCTTCGATCGGAGTAACTATAGGAATGGCCACCGCCCATGATGGTTCCATATCGCTGAAAAGGATCTTGAAAATGGCAGATCGAGATATGTACACCCAAAAAGAAACGAAGAAAGCTTCTGCCACATCTACAAAGCTGGGAGGATAA
- the pgeF gene encoding peptidoglycan editing factor PgeF produces MTFTQNIGIHGTFGTFTHFQKTELVQHGFTTRNLKNGSTWDLNTKTSDLEVTGSNLAVLAVEMNLALEDLVLSDQVHGNRIREVCGNDTGFGTNIRAEHRGMDGLITNERKLGLVTFYADCVPLFLLDPKNKAIGLAHAGWKGTLLEIGKNALRAMKKAYGTDPADILVGIGPSIGPCCFEIGKDVADIMLDAHPGWVKYMESKSKDKFHVDLWQINRDQFMASGVLNHNIETAALCTKCNDKLYYSYRREGSAAGRMAAIMTLI; encoded by the coding sequence ATGACTTTTACACAAAATATTGGTATACACGGTACTTTTGGTACATTTACTCATTTTCAAAAGACGGAACTTGTTCAACATGGTTTCACCACCCGCAATTTAAAAAATGGATCCACCTGGGATCTCAACACGAAAACCTCAGATCTTGAGGTGACCGGGAGTAATCTTGCCGTATTGGCTGTAGAAATGAACCTTGCATTGGAAGATCTGGTCCTCTCCGATCAAGTCCATGGAAACCGAATTCGGGAGGTATGTGGCAACGATACCGGATTTGGAACAAACATCAGGGCCGAGCACAGAGGAATGGATGGACTCATCACCAATGAAAGAAAGCTGGGTTTGGTTACATTTTATGCAGATTGCGTTCCCTTGTTTTTATTGGACCCAAAAAACAAGGCCATTGGACTGGCCCACGCGGGATGGAAAGGAACCTTACTAGAGATCGGGAAAAACGCTTTACGAGCCATGAAAAAAGCATATGGCACCGATCCAGCCGATATTCTTGTCGGCATCGGTCCTTCCATCGGTCCCTGTTGCTTTGAAATTGGGAAGGATGTGGCAGATATCATGCTTGATGCACATCCTGGTTGGGTAAAATACATGGAATCAAAATCCAAAGATAAATTCCATGTGGATCTCTGGCAAATCAATAGGGATCAATTCATGGCATCGGGGGTGCTGAACCATAATATAGAAACTGCAGCATTGTGTACCAAATGCAACGACAAATTGTATTATTCCTATCGTAGAGAGGGATCTGCAGCAGGTCGTATGGCTGCAATCATGACCCTGATATAA
- a CDS encoding DUF2179 domain-containing protein gives MKEILLIILLQLIYVPVFTLRTLFLVKNRISIAAVLGFVESLVYVFGLALVFSGDQGALAMFVYAAGFGVGILIGGFIENKMAIGYNSFIVNLMNRDEKLIDTLRLEGFGVTVYQGEGRDSTRYRLEILTKRNREDELLGIVEKFEPGAFIISYEPRKFRGGFMVNSMKRRRASFLKSKEKKDKLQSEDCNYEMRDKSCNKEE, from the coding sequence TTGAAGGAAATATTGTTGATTATTTTATTGCAACTGATTTATGTGCCGGTATTCACACTGAGAACTCTGTTTTTGGTGAAAAATAGAATTTCAATCGCAGCAGTATTGGGCTTTGTTGAATCATTGGTGTATGTATTCGGATTAGCGCTGGTTTTCAGTGGAGACCAAGGCGCTCTAGCCATGTTTGTTTACGCGGCTGGATTTGGTGTGGGGATCCTCATTGGAGGCTTCATTGAAAATAAAATGGCCATCGGCTACAACAGCTTTATAGTAAATTTGATGAATCGGGATGAAAAGCTGATCGATACCCTGCGCCTGGAAGGATTTGGGGTAACCGTTTATCAGGGAGAAGGCAGGGACAGTACCCGTTATCGACTGGAGATCTTGACGAAACGAAACAGAGAAGACGAATTGCTGGGCATCGTGGAAAAATTCGAACCGGGTGCTTTCATCATATCCTATGAGCCTCGAAAGTTCAGGGGAGGATTCATGGTGAATTCCATGAAACGTCGGAGAGCATCCTTTTTAAAAAGCAAGGAGAAAAAAGATAAATTACAATCGGAAGACTGTAATTATGAAATGAGAGATAAAAGTTGCAATAAGGAGGAGTAA
- a CDS encoding PAS domain S-box protein, protein MIDQTKAMKERKFYKDFFDNSSELIHSMDSEGRFLQVNKAWKNALGYSDMELKELTLWDLLRPDTVEQHQSRFQEVVAGAEFPENVLILRTKNGEYLELQGSSRSVFDDHENFICTQGIFHDVTMERKKQREMKQALNRLRALLIQSPSGIILFDEKGTCLEISDSVAELFGKNKNEIIGKTYETVMPSEAVHYFQQVVQQLREIEEPIVQQNSVEIGDKNRFLESRLFRVSASENGGFIFGCIIHDITEQKELEETLYKEKELFRTTLMSVGDGIISTDEMGTVLMMNPIAEKLTGWSSREGEGLPLEDVFKILDDDGNPIQDDPAKRVLKTGKVTKLQHHRILLANNGVQIPIEDVAAPVKDRHGNLTGAVLVFRDYREKVEKQKQIEYLSFHDHMTGLYNRRYIEDALHRLDTPRNLPLTVMILDVNGLKLTNDAFGHEAGDQLLIHVSDILKSVCRSDDLIGRIGGDEFLILFPNTDEKAARQIKDRINAQAQKEKLGPVIVSVAIGCAVKTKEEENIKSIQQHADNNMYQDKIKHGKSMKTGTIHAAIQEIYKRYDNEQRHTIEVANLCVLMAQNLGFERSEVELIKNAAMLHDVGKILIPEKVLNKVTTFTKEELDMVHRHPETSYQILKSVDDFASIAEIVLHHHERWDGKGYPQGLKGASIPLMSRVMSIADAYEAMTSPRTYRRQLDKEEAVEELRRCKGTQFDPALVEVFIEKVLPHL, encoded by the coding sequence ATGATCGATCAGACCAAGGCTATGAAAGAACGGAAATTCTACAAGGATTTTTTTGACAACAGCAGTGAATTGATCCATAGCATGGATTCAGAAGGTCGTTTTTTGCAAGTCAACAAGGCCTGGAAAAATGCATTGGGATATAGTGATATGGAACTGAAGGAATTGACACTGTGGGACTTGTTGCGTCCGGATACCGTTGAGCAACATCAGTCGCGCTTTCAAGAAGTGGTGGCAGGTGCCGAATTCCCAGAAAATGTACTGATCCTGCGGACAAAAAACGGGGAGTATCTGGAACTACAGGGCAGTTCCAGATCCGTCTTTGACGATCATGAAAATTTCATATGCACACAAGGGATCTTTCATGATGTGACCATGGAACGAAAAAAACAGCGGGAAATGAAGCAGGCATTGAATCGGCTGCGTGCTTTGTTGATCCAAAGTCCCAGCGGCATCATTCTTTTTGATGAAAAGGGGACCTGTCTGGAAATCTCCGATTCTGTAGCGGAACTGTTTGGAAAGAACAAAAATGAGATCATCGGGAAAACCTACGAAACAGTGATGCCAAGTGAAGCGGTCCACTATTTTCAACAAGTCGTACAGCAGCTGCGTGAGATCGAAGAACCTATTGTACAGCAAAACTCGGTGGAGATCGGCGATAAAAACAGATTCCTTGAAAGTCGTCTATTTCGCGTCTCTGCCAGTGAGAACGGTGGTTTCATTTTTGGTTGCATCATCCATGACATAACAGAACAAAAGGAACTGGAAGAAACCTTGTATAAGGAAAAAGAGCTTTTTCGTACGACCCTCATGTCTGTTGGAGACGGGATCATATCCACTGATGAAATGGGAACAGTGTTGATGATGAATCCAATTGCGGAAAAACTGACAGGTTGGTCCAGCAGGGAAGGGGAAGGACTACCTTTAGAGGATGTTTTTAAAATTCTGGATGACGATGGAAATCCGATCCAGGACGATCCTGCTAAACGGGTATTAAAAACAGGGAAGGTCACCAAGTTGCAGCATCATCGGATACTTCTTGCAAACAATGGCGTACAGATACCCATCGAAGATGTGGCCGCACCGGTAAAAGACAGACACGGCAACTTGACGGGAGCCGTACTTGTTTTTCGAGATTATCGGGAGAAAGTGGAAAAACAAAAGCAAATCGAATATTTGAGTTTTCACGACCATATGACGGGATTGTACAACCGAAGATATATAGAAGATGCCTTGCATCGACTGGATACCCCCAGAAATTTGCCCCTGACGGTCATGATACTGGATGTCAATGGATTGAAATTGACCAACGACGCATTTGGTCATGAAGCAGGTGATCAATTGTTGATCCATGTGTCGGACATTTTGAAAAGTGTCTGTCGTTCCGACGATTTGATTGGACGCATCGGAGGCGATGAATTTTTGATCCTGTTCCCTAACACGGATGAAAAAGCGGCCCGGCAGATCAAAGACAGGATCAATGCTCAGGCACAAAAAGAGAAACTTGGGCCGGTGATCGTCAGTGTTGCCATCGGATGCGCCGTCAAGACCAAAGAGGAAGAAAACATCAAATCGATCCAACAACATGCAGACAACAATATGTACCAAGATAAAATCAAACATGGCAAATCCATGAAAACCGGTACGATCCATGCCGCCATTCAGGAAATCTACAAACGTTATGACAACGAACAGCGTCATACTATCGAAGTAGCGAATTTGTGCGTTTTGATGGCCCAAAATCTTGGCTTTGAAAGATCGGAAGTGGAACTGATCAAGAACGCAGCCATGCTCCATGACGTTGGAAAAATACTCATTCCAGAAAAGGTATTGAACAAAGTTACCACCTTTACGAAGGAAGAATTAGACATGGTCCATCGCCATCCGGAAACCAGTTATCAGATCTTGAAAAGTGTGGACGACTTTGCGTCCATTGCTGAAATCGTTCTTCACCACCATGAGCGATGGGATGGGAAAGGGTATCCTCAAGGATTAAAAGGGGCGTCCATACCATTGATGTCTCGTGTCATGTCCATAGCCGATGCATACGAAGCCATGACATCGCCGCGAACATACCGAAGGCAGCTTGACAAAGAAGAAGCCGTTGAAGAATTGCGCCGCTGCAAAGGGACCCAGTTTGATCCTGCCTTGGTGGAAGTATTCATCGAAAAAGTTTTGCCGCATTTATAA
- a CDS encoding PAS domain-containing protein, with product MEERIKNLIDYCQGVLRKENGKVLYERYLKDIQTITPMDLIHIENEQLKMGNKPEELLTVVDKLINVFYKYLKEFAMEAPTEGTFLYYLMEENKEFTEKLHTFKMVVKEREWDTYKEKTLVFLNEMMEYEEHLLKIENILFPMLEKKKDRFNGMQIMWALHDQVRKKLKKLHAHIEKDRLGTEEINMEMGLLYFQLFGLVQKQELILFPAAKETLSAEEFSDMHYQSREYGFPYIEKPKHFTKPEKEGKMNEDPTDNHQILHLETGSLSMDQIKSMLDVLPLDMTLVDEKDQVVYFSRPKERIFPRSPAIIGRNVRNCHPPQSVHVVEDILEAFKNNEKEQASFWIQRNSQFILIQYVALRDDEGKYAGTLEISQEVSQIRALEGERRLLQWMDEK from the coding sequence ATGGAAGAACGAATAAAAAACCTTATTGATTACTGCCAGGGTGTTTTACGCAAGGAAAATGGAAAGGTATTGTATGAGCGATACCTGAAAGACATTCAAACCATCACACCCATGGACTTGATCCATATCGAAAACGAACAGTTGAAAATGGGGAACAAACCGGAAGAATTGTTGACCGTAGTGGACAAATTGATCAACGTGTTTTACAAGTATCTGAAAGAATTTGCGATGGAAGCACCAACGGAAGGGACCTTTCTTTATTACTTGATGGAAGAAAACAAGGAATTTACTGAAAAATTGCATACTTTCAAAATGGTGGTGAAAGAGAGGGAGTGGGACACATATAAAGAAAAAACGTTGGTCTTCCTTAATGAGATGATGGAGTATGAGGAACATTTGCTGAAGATTGAAAACATCCTGTTTCCCATGTTGGAAAAAAAGAAAGATCGATTCAATGGAATGCAGATCATGTGGGCTTTGCATGATCAAGTCCGAAAGAAATTAAAAAAATTGCATGCTCATATAGAAAAAGACAGATTGGGAACCGAAGAAATCAACATGGAGATGGGTTTGCTTTATTTTCAACTATTCGGTCTTGTTCAAAAACAGGAACTGATCCTGTTTCCGGCGGCAAAAGAAACATTGTCTGCAGAAGAATTTTCAGACATGCATTATCAAAGCAGAGAGTACGGATTTCCTTATATTGAAAAACCGAAGCACTTCACAAAACCTGAAAAAGAAGGTAAAATGAACGAAGATCCAACGGATAATCACCAAATTCTCCACTTGGAAACCGGTTCGTTGTCCATGGATCAAATCAAAAGCATGCTGGATGTTCTTCCCCTAGATATGACGTTGGTGGACGAAAAGGATCAGGTCGTTTATTTCAGCAGGCCGAAAGAACGGATATTTCCAAGGTCACCAGCCATCATTGGAAGAAATGTTCGAAATTGTCATCCACCCCAAAGTGTCCATGTTGTGGAAGATATTCTGGAAGCCTTTAAAAACAATGAAAAAGAGCAAGCCTCCTTTTGGATCCAACGAAACAGCCAATTTATCCTGATCCAATATGTCGCTTTGCGAGACGATGAAGGAAAGTATGCAGGAACCTTGGAAATCAGTCAGGAAGTTAGCCAAATCCGTGCATTGGAAGGGGAAAGACGTTTGCTCCAATGGATGGATGAAAAATAA
- the srtB gene encoding class B sortase, with amino-acid sequence MEFRSMLGKALLVVALLALVVTGYNSYREKQLMEELRSKTQVEEPEDNKEEEPEEDVMLTKFEKLFAENNDLVGWIRIDGTAVDYPVLQFVDNEYYLNKDFQGNKSKAGSIFMDYRNSPDTEGFNTILYGHHMADGSMFKDLMNYKDEDFFKEHSIVDFDILNKEYEWEIFSVYVTDVGFYYIDTNFPTKEKKLEFIKSIRERSLFESPAYVGAEDHILTLSTCTYEFDNARFVVHAKRVDHQEITNQMQE; translated from the coding sequence TTGGAATTTAGATCGATGTTGGGAAAAGCGCTGTTGGTCGTTGCCTTGTTGGCATTGGTTGTTACCGGATATAACAGTTACCGGGAAAAACAGTTGATGGAAGAATTGCGCAGCAAAACTCAGGTGGAAGAACCAGAGGATAACAAGGAAGAAGAACCGGAAGAAGATGTCATGCTGACCAAGTTTGAAAAACTGTTTGCAGAAAACAACGATTTGGTCGGTTGGATCCGCATCGATGGAACAGCCGTAGATTATCCGGTTTTGCAATTTGTTGACAACGAGTATTATCTAAACAAAGATTTTCAGGGAAACAAAAGCAAAGCAGGGTCCATTTTTATGGACTACAGAAACAGCCCGGATACGGAAGGCTTCAATACCATACTGTATGGGCATCACATGGCGGATGGATCCATGTTCAAAGATTTGATGAACTACAAGGATGAAGATTTCTTTAAAGAACATTCCATCGTGGACTTTGATATTCTAAACAAGGAATACGAATGGGAGATCTTCAGTGTATACGTAACCGATGTAGGATTTTATTATATCGATACGAATTTTCCCACGAAAGAGAAAAAACTGGAATTCATCAAATCCATAAGAGAACGGTCCCTGTTTGAGAGCCCTGCTTATGTGGGAGCAGAAGATCATATCCTGACATTGAGTACTTGTACCTACGAGTTCGACAATGCCAGATTTGTTGTCCATGCCAAGCGAGTGGATCATCAGGAGATCACAAATCAAATGCAGGAATGA
- a CDS encoding MFS transporter, whose amino-acid sequence MVSDDNKRRFVLFTTLLGSFWSAYIITSVNVAIPSISKEFASSATYTSWILTSSLLVTSMIVLPVGRLSDVIGRKKTLFYGMLNMTITTFLCGLSTSVTMMIVLRGIQGIGSAMVATTLISIISGAFPGNRRGKALGINVAFTYLGLSAGPFIGGWLVEQFGWRGIYYFSFPVGILLLFLIHRIDQEWKSNEPLRIDHKGAWIYAIGILAIIWGLSNLKGYPVAPFIFVGGLLMIFYFGRYESRIKEPLIDVRTLKSNRVLIFSTLASFINYSSTYAISFMMSMYLQYVKGFDPGFTGTILLIQPALQATFSPFAGFLSDRVDPRYVASSGMGLIAASLFFLSGFDQNTAVWQMLLLLGLIGIGFALFSAPNTNSIMSSMDRNQYGIASGILSTARTVGQSFSMAVTGLIVSLYVRSETVTTTNFAAFSQSFRVTFVLFSIFCIIGVIASLARGRKDAQN is encoded by the coding sequence ATGGTTTCCGATGACAACAAACGACGATTTGTCTTGTTTACGACCCTATTGGGATCCTTTTGGAGCGCATATATCATTACATCGGTCAATGTAGCCATACCTTCCATCTCCAAAGAATTTGCTTCTTCTGCAACCTACACCAGTTGGATCCTCACTTCATCCCTGCTGGTGACTTCCATGATCGTGTTGCCGGTCGGTCGACTCAGCGATGTGATCGGTCGGAAAAAGACATTGTTTTATGGTATGTTGAATATGACGATCACTACTTTTTTATGTGGTCTGTCCACATCCGTTACCATGATGATCGTGTTACGGGGCATTCAGGGGATCGGCAGCGCCATGGTTGCAACGACACTCATCTCTATCATAAGTGGTGCATTTCCAGGAAATCGCAGGGGTAAGGCCTTGGGGATCAACGTTGCATTTACTTATCTGGGTTTGTCGGCAGGACCTTTTATCGGTGGATGGCTCGTGGAACAGTTTGGATGGCGCGGCATCTATTATTTCAGTTTTCCCGTGGGGATCTTGTTATTGTTTTTGATCCATCGGATCGACCAGGAATGGAAGTCCAATGAACCTCTGCGTATTGATCACAAAGGTGCTTGGATCTACGCTATTGGCATATTGGCCATTATTTGGGGGCTGAGCAATTTGAAAGGATACCCGGTAGCGCCTTTCATTTTTGTTGGGGGTCTGCTGATGATCTTTTACTTTGGACGATATGAGTCTCGAATCAAGGAACCTCTTATTGATGTAAGAACCTTGAAATCGAATCGTGTATTGATTTTTTCCACCTTGGCATCTTTTATCAACTACAGTTCCACTTATGCCATCAGTTTTATGATGAGCATGTATCTTCAATATGTAAAAGGGTTCGATCCAGGATTTACGGGGACGATATTGTTGATCCAACCGGCATTGCAGGCGACGTTTTCACCCTTTGCAGGATTTCTGTCTGATCGTGTAGACCCCAGGTACGTGGCTTCCTCCGGTATGGGATTGATCGCTGCCAGTTTGTTTTTTCTAAGCGGCTTCGACCAGAACACGGCCGTTTGGCAGATGCTGCTTCTGCTGGGTCTGATCGGTATTGGATTTGCACTTTTCAGCGCACCCAACACCAACTCCATCATGAGTTCCATGGACCGCAACCAATATGGTATTGCCAGCGGGATCCTGAGCACGGCGCGAACCGTTGGCCAGTCTTTCAGCATGGCGGTGACGGGCCTGATCGTATCGTTGTATGTACGGTCAGAAACCGTCACTACAACCAACTTTGCTGCATTTTCTCAAAGTTTTCGTGTTACATTTGTTCTTTTTTCGATATTCTGCATCATCGGTGTGATCGCTTCCCTGGCTCGGGGTAGAAAAGATGCACAAAACTGA
- a CDS encoding EFR1 family ferrodoxin (N-terminal region resembles flavodoxins. C-terminal ferrodoxin region binds two 4Fe-4S clusters.), giving the protein MNRKITGVYFSPTGGTKKTVEVIAKAIDGNVVMEDLTKLAQRLEPLSFDESDYVVVGVPVYAGRIPLEMEKYFNAMKGNDTPAVCVVVYGNRDYDDALLELTELLEKNGFRVHAGGAFIGEHSYTNLVGGGRPDQEDVEVAKDFGRTAWEKFKKRNDVSNKWKPLQVKGKHPYKERMPSAPMAPITTDDCVFCGLCAEACPMEAVDFEDYYSVDATRCIRCCACIKICPQDAKRFEHPMVEKITESLIANCSNIRKDPELFF; this is encoded by the coding sequence ATGAATCGTAAAATCACGGGAGTATATTTTAGTCCTACTGGAGGAACAAAAAAAACTGTGGAGGTCATTGCCAAGGCAATCGACGGCAATGTCGTCATGGAAGATTTGACAAAACTAGCCCAGCGTTTGGAACCCTTGTCTTTTGACGAATCCGATTACGTAGTAGTGGGAGTGCCGGTATATGCGGGCAGGATCCCTTTGGAGATGGAAAAATATTTCAATGCCATGAAAGGAAACGACACTCCGGCAGTTTGTGTGGTCGTGTATGGCAATCGAGATTACGATGACGCCCTCCTGGAATTGACGGAGTTATTGGAGAAAAATGGTTTCCGTGTTCATGCTGGTGGAGCCTTTATTGGAGAGCATTCCTATACGAACCTGGTCGGGGGAGGTCGACCCGATCAAGAAGATGTTGAGGTAGCAAAAGATTTTGGAAGAACGGCATGGGAAAAGTTTAAGAAACGTAATGATGTGTCAAATAAATGGAAACCATTGCAAGTTAAGGGTAAGCATCCATACAAAGAAAGAATGCCGTCTGCACCAATGGCACCGATCACAACAGACGATTGTGTTTTTTGTGGTCTTTGCGCAGAAGCATGCCCCATGGAAGCGGTGGATTTTGAAGATTATTACAGCGTCGATGCTACTCGGTGCATTCGTTGTTGCGCCTGCATAAAAATCTGCCCTCAGGATGCAAAACGTTTTGAGCATCCGATGGTAGAGAAGATCACGGAGTCGTTGATCGCAAATTGCAGCAATATACGAAAAGATCCGGAATTGTTTTTTTAA